A segment of the Burkholderia sp. PAMC 26561 genome:
TCACGAGCGTGAAGCCCAGGTTGCCGATCCCCGCCGATAACCCCGCGAACCCCGTCACCGTCGCAACTTCGCGGCGCGGGAACAGGTCGGCCGACATCGAAATGACAGTGACCGAGAGCGTCTGGTGCGCGAAGCCGCCAAGGCACAGCAGAAAGATAGCTGTGGAGGGATCCTTCACATAACCGACGCCGGCCATCGCGGTCATGATCAGCGCGCCGAACGTGAAGACCATGCGCTTGCCGTTGATCACCGAGATGTTGAAATGCTTGTTGAGGTACATCGAAATCGTGCCGCCCATCAGGCAGCCGATATCCGCCGCGACGAACGGCAGCCACGCCGTCATGGCGATGGCCTTCAAGTCGAAGCCGCGCGCCTGATGCAGATAGAGCGGCATCCAGAATACGAGCGTGCCCCAGACCGGATCGGCAAAGAAGCGCGGCAGCGCGATGCCCCAGAAATTGCGTTGACTGAAGATCTTGCGCAGGTTGGGTTTTGCGCCGTTATCGGAGAGTTCGGCGTGTTCGCCTTCCACGATATAAGCCGCTTCCTTCGAAGTAAGCGACTTGTGTTCGCTGGGATGACGATAGAACACGATCCACAGCGCCGCCCATACAAGGCCCAGGCAACCCGCAATCACGAATGCCATTTCCCAGTTGTACTTGAGGATCGACCACGCAATGAGCGGCGGGGCGGCAATGGCGCCTATCGACGTACCGATGTTGAAGATACCCGCTGCGAGCGCGCGTTCGCGTGCGGGAAACCAGAACGCGGCCATGCGCATGCCGGCCGGAATAAACGACGCTTCAGCAAGACCGAGCAGGCCGCGCAGCACGAACAGGCCGACCCAGCCGCTCGCGAAACCATGGCCGATACACACGATCGACCACATCAGGCCGCATAGCAAAAAGCCGAAGCGCAGGCCAATACGATCCATGAGGTAACCGGTGGCCGGCGCGCCGATCGGGTACATCACGAGGAAGGCTCCGGTGATCCAGCCGTATTGCTGGGTGGAGATATGCAGGTCGGTCATGACCGTCGGCGCGGCGACGCTCAGCGAGCTGCGCGCGAGGTAATTCATGACGGTGCCGAGCGTGAGCAGGCCGATCATCCACCAGCGCAGGCCGCGTAGTTTCATTGCCATGTCGGTGTCTCCGAAGCCGTTGTCTTGCCGGCGATGGCATGCGGTTTTATGTGCTGCGCGCGCATTGCTTTATCGGCCGGACATTGCGCACGTAAGGTACGTTACGTAATGTGAACGCATCGTATGTCAGATGACTTACCTGACGCAACATTAGCGCCCTCAGCGTTTACACCAGTAATAATTCCTTGGATTCGGGCATGAGGATGGCGAAAATGTTGGCAAACCGGTATCTAGGGGCCTTGCGGGCGGTTTTCGGACTATATCTGGCCACCGCGCGCGGTGAAAAGACGTCGTACAACATAGGGTAAGCGATGGCGCTCGCGTGACATGGCGCAAGATTGATGTTTCATTGATGCATCATTCGGCCCCTTTTAAGGGATGGTAATATTCGACGCCAGTTACCCCAAAATGTCTGAAAGCACGGGCACGGTGTATCGATAATCAACTGGCCACGCGCCACTTCCATATTTGAGTTTCAGCGATATTTTGTTACAGGAAGTATCGATTGCCGACGCATATAGCAAGTTCGATCAAGATATGACTTGAATCGCTCGGTTTGAGGGCGGAGATTGCGGCCAAATGGACACTAAATGAAAAATGTATTTGTCAGAGGATTAGCACAACTGAAGAGCGTGCTTGTCCGCCTGTCATTAAAGGTCGATAACGTAGGTTATGAAAGTGCGCCGATCTTCTCAGGCAAATGGCCGAAAATCACGAATAAAGGGCGCATTTACATCGCGGAGAATTGCTCGTTTCGATCATTCCGCACGCGTCAGCACATTACCGTGACAAAGGACGCCATATTGGAGATCGGACGAAACACGTTTATGAACGACGGTGCCAACCTGTGCGCGACGCTTTCCGTGAAGATTGGCAAGAATTGCAAGATCGGTGATATGACATATATTTACGATACCGACTTTCATCAGGTATCTCCGCAACATCCGACCAAGCGCGCACCTATATTCATTGGCAATAATGTCTGGATTGGCGCTCGTTCCACCATATTAGCCGGCGCGGATATTGGCGATCATTCCGTTATTGCCGCGGGTTCGACTGTTACCGGAGAAATCCCCGCGAAGAGCTTGGCAGGGGGCTCTCCGGCACGCGTGATAAGAACGCTGGATGTTCCGGATGACTGGGTTCGCGATTAAATCAGCGGGAGTTGGATTAGGGCAGTCAATGCCGCTGAATATCGGCGAATATCGCCGAATGCCGCCGAATTCCGATTTGGCACGCGCGTTTCAAACAATAAATGGAAATTCCGCTTCAGGCAGTGCGTCTCCATGCTTGAACTTGTTCATGAGTTCCGGGTAGGGAGGCGACGTTTCACCGCCGCGATCCACGAAGTGCGCGCCATCTCCGAGCCATCTGAACGATACGACCCGCCGTGACTGCTGCCCGGCCGTATTGCCAGGTGCGCCATGCACTGTATGAAAGTTGAACGCAATAGCATCGCCCGGCTCCAGGTCCCAACCGAGGATCTGATAATCGCTGCGGTGTGCATCGATATCCGGCAACTCCTCCAGCGTGTCGGACTTGTGGTCGTAAGCCACGCCGCTAAACTTGCGCGGCCGGAACAGCTTGCCCCACTTGTGCGATCCCGCGACGAACTCCACACATGTCTCGCGCGGCACCGAGTCGAGTGGAATCCATAGACTCACGGCTTGATCTGCGCTGACGCAGTAATAGGGTTCGTCGTGATGCCAGGGTGTGAGCTTTGCCGCGCCGGCTTCCTTCACGAGCACATGTTCATGGAAGATGCGGGCGCGCTGCGAATCCATCAGCGCCTGCGCGACGGAGGCGGCCGCGCTATGTTCGACAAAAGCCTTGAACGGCGCGATGCGCTGCCAGTTGCAGTAATCGCCGAAAAACCGGCCTGACGTTTTTTCGGGCGTGTAATTCCTGAACGACGGCCCCGGATGCGTCGCGTTGTACTCCACGCCTTCGCGCAACGTTTCCATCCAGTCCTTGAACATCCCGCGCAACACGACCGCGCCGTCGCGCTCGAAGGCTTCCCGTTCTGCTGCCAGCATGGTGTTCTCCTTTATCGATTGACCGGGCTTTTCTCATGGATCACGCGGATCACGCGCCCGGCAGCGTTGCAGCGGCGCTGCGTCCGCGCAGCCAGTTGATGCTGCTGAATAAAGCAACCGCGAACAGGATCAGCATGGTCGCGACCGCGAGAATGGATGGATCGATGGAATCACGAATCCCGCTCCACATCTGCCGCGGCACGGTTCGCTGATCCGGGCCGCCAATGAACAGGATCACGATGACTTCGTCGAAGGAAGTCGCGAACGCGAATACGCTGCCCGTCGCCACGGCCGGCAGGATCAGCGGCAAGGTCACGCGGCGAAATGCGGTCCACGGCGCGGCGCCGAGTCCGGAAGCCGCTCGAATCAGGCTTTGATCGAACGACAGCAGCGACGCCGTGACGGTGATCACCACGAACGGTGTGCCGAGCGCGGCATGCGCCAGCACCACGCCGATATACGAATTCACCAGCCCCAGTGGCGCGAACACGAGATAGAACCCGGCGGCCACGACGACGATGGGGATGATCATCGGCGAGATGAGCAGCGGCATGATGACGGCGCGAAACGGAAAATTGGAGCGGCTGAGTCCGAGCGCCGCGAGCGTGCCCAGGCCCGTGGCGAGCACCGTGGATGCGGCGCCAATGCCGATGCTGTTCGCGAACGCGCGCTGCCAGTCGCTGCTGCCGAGCGCCTTGGAATACCAGTGCAGCGAGAAGCCTTGCATCGGATAGGAGAAGTACGCGCCAGAGTTGAACGACAGCGGCACGATGGCGAGAATCGGCGCTATCAGGAAGAACAGGATCAGTGCGGAATGCACGCGCAACCACTTCGATGCGATGCGTTCCGATAACACGAGATGCCTTTGGCTTTGCATGATGTCGTCCTCGCCCTGGCGCCTAGCCGAACCTCAACCGGTCGATACCCACAAGCCGGTTAAACACGAAATAGAACACGGCCGTGAAGATCACGAGATATGCCGACAATGCGCCCGCCAGCCCCAGTTGAGTTGCTCGTTGGTCTGCGCGGCGATGAGCTGGCTGATCATTTCATCGCCCGCGCCGCCGAGCAGCGCGGGCGTGATGTAGTAACCGAGCGCAAGCACGAACACGAGGAAGCACCCTGCGCCCACGCCGGGAAGCGTCTGCGGCATGTAGATGCGAACGAACGCGGTCACGGGATGCGCGCCGAGCGATTGCGCCGCGCGCATGTAAACCGGTGACACGCCCTTCATGACCGAATAGATCGCGAGGATCATGTAGGGCAGCAGGATATGCGTCATGCCGATCAGGACGCCCGTGCGGTTGAAGAGCAGCGGCAGCGGATGGCTGACGATTCCCGAACTCACAAGCAGGCTGTTGATCACGCCGCTCGGTTGCAGCAGCACATACCACGCGGTCGTTCGAACCAGCAGCGAGGTCCAGAACGGCACGATCACGAGCAGCATCAGGCGATTGCTCTTTGCAGGCGGGAGAGTGGCGAGCAGATACGCAACCGGATATCCAAGCAGCAGGCACAGCACCATGACTGAAGCGCTGATCCATACCGTGCGCGCAAACGCGTTGACGTAGACAGAACTGTCTGCCGGGAGGGATTTGATGGCGCCGTCGGCCGTGACTTCGGAATCCACGGCAGTGAGCAAGTAATCAGGCGTCGGAGACACCGCCGAGCGCTTCAGGTAACGCCAGATGTCGTGCGTGCCCCAACGCGGATCGAGCTCGATCAACGCGGGTTTCCAGGCAGCCGGCGCGGTCTCGGGCAACTGGCGCGCCGTTTTCATCAGCAAGCTGCGAAACTCGGGCAGGTAGAAGTTCATCCGTCGCGCAACGGTGCCGAGCTGGCCTTCTTGCGAAGCTCGCCGCATGTCGGCGGCGAGCAGGGCGAAGGTGCGTTCGTCGGGTATCCCTTCGCCGTTCCATGATTTGAGCGATTGCGACAGCACCGGCAAGTTCACCGGCACTTCGCGGTTCACGACGCTTCTTGAAAGCAGGATCGCAATGGGCGCAATGAAGGTGGCGAGCAGGAACAGCAGCAGCGGCAGGGCGAGCAACAGCGCTTGCGTGGATGCACGCCGGCGCGTCTTGGCATACGCTTCGCGGCCGGCGGTTTTAGCATCCGCAACGCTCGCTCCGGCCGGCTCCCGCAGATCGCTGGTCACTGTCACAGTCACAATTCACCTTACGGGTTTGATTACTGCGTCAGCCACACCTGGAAGCGCTTGTTGATCTGGTCGGCGTTGTCGGCCCAGAAACTCGCGTTGATCTGCACGGCGCGCTTGAAGTTGCCGGGCGCGGTCGGCAGGTCGTTCAGGCGCGCTTTATCGATGAGCGGAATCGAGTCCTTGCGCGGCGGCGCGTAGGCAATGTACTTGGTCAGGTCGGCATAGCTTTTTGCCGTCGATGCCGATGCAATGAATTTGGCCGCCGCGTCGGCGTTCTTTGCACCCATCGGAATGCCCCACCATTCGAAGTCGTAGACCTGACCGTCCCATACCGATTCGAACGGCTTGTGATCCTTGTGGACGGCGTCATCGATCCGGCCGTTGTACGCCTGCGTCATCACCACCGCGCCATCCGAAAGCAGTTGCGGCGGTTGTGCGCCGGCTTCCCACCAGACGATGCTCGACTTGATGGTGTCGAGTTTCTTGAACGCGCGATCCACCCCGGCCGGTGTGCCGAGGACCTTGTAGACGTCGGCGGGTTTGACGCCATCGGCGAGTAGCGCCCATTCGAGCGTCACCTTCGGCGACTTGCGCAGGCCACGCTTGCCGGGATATTTCTTCAGGTCGAAGAAGTCGTTGATGGAGGTCGGCGCGCTCTTCAGCTTGGTCGTGTCGTAGGCATAAACGGTGGACCAGACCATGGCGGCGACCGCGCAATCCATGATCGAACCGGGAATGAATGCGCTCGTGTTGCCGAGCGACTTCTTATCGATCTTCTTGAGCAAGCCTTCGTCACAACCGGTGATCGCATCGTTCGATTCGAGGTCGATCAGGTCCCACGTGGGATTCTTCGCCTGCTCCATTGCCGATAATTTGGCGAGGCCGCCGTCGTAAGATTCCGTCGAGAAGCCGATGCCTGTTGCAGCCGTGAACGGCTCGAAAAACGCCTTCTTCGCCGCGGCTTCGTATGCGCCGCCGAAGGTGACCACCGAGATGGTTTCCGCCGCATGCGCGCTCGCCGAAAACAATGCGACAGTCGAAAGAACGAGTCCGGCGATGCCCGTCATACCGGTTTGGATCAGTTTGGTTTTCATGTCAGTGGACTCCTGCGGTGAGGGACGGAGCATGGCCGTGGCTTGCAGTTACGGCCGTTGCGAGGATCTTGCAGTCGTCGTGGCGCCACGCCACGACGGTTGCACTGCCGAGTGACGGAAGGTCGTGATGCTGCGTGTTGGGTACCTTGACAATGAGGCTGTCGCCCGAGCCTTGTGCGCCAAGTTTCAAGTGAACGCGGTGATGGTCGCCGCAATACACGAGTTCTTCCACGCGCGCCGTCACCAGGTTGGTGTCGGCGGCGCTTAGGATTCCTTCTGCCGATGCAATGTGCGCGCGCTCCGGGCGCAGCGCCAGCATGGCTTCCTCGCCGTTACGCAAGCCCCGGCCGCAACGTCCGCGAATGACCGCACCGTCTGGCAACACGAGCGTCGCCCAGTCCGGATCCTGTTCGAGCACGCGGCCCATCAAACCGTTGTTCTCACCGACGAAATTCGCGACGAATGCGTTGTGCGCGTTTTCATAGAGTTCCGTTGGAGTCGCTGCTTGCTGGATGCGGCCATCGGAGAAAACGGCCACGCGGTCCGACATGGTCAGCGCTTCCGCCTGATCGTGCGTCACGTACACCACCGTCAATCCCAACTCGCGATGCAGCCGCATGATTTCGTACTGCATGGTTTCGCGCAGGCGCTTGTCGAGCGCGCCGAGTGGTTCGTCCATCAGCACCACGCTCGGCTCGAACACGAGGGCGCGCGCAAGGGCCACACGCTGCTGCTGTCCGCCCGATAACTGCGCAGGCCGACGCGCCGCGAGATGCGGCAACTCGACCATGTCCAGTGCGCGCTTGACACGCGCCTGTTGCTCGGTCTTGCTCATGCGTCTCACCGACAACGGAAACGCAACGTTCTGCTCGATCGTCAAGTGCGGGAACAGCGCGTAGTTCTGGAACACCATGCCGATGTCGCGCTGATGCGGCGGTTTGTCGTCGAGACGTTTTCCGTTGAGGCGGATCTCGCCCTGAGTCGCCGATTCAAAACCGGCGAGCATCATCAGCGTGGTCGTCTTGCCTGATCCTGAAGGACCAAGCAACGAGACGAACTCGCCTTTCGCGACATCGAGGTCGAGCCCTTCCACGACGTAATGAACGCCGTCGTATGTCTTGCTCACGCCCGCGAAGGAGATGAAGGAGTGCGTTGACATCGTGTCGTGTTGGATGAGTGTTGAGAATCAGGCAAGCTGCTGGGCAAGGTAGCGCGCGAAGTCGTAATTGGGCCTTTCCAGATGACTCAGATGCCCAGGCTTTGCCAGCGGCGCACTCACACCACGGAACACCGCCTGCACGCCGCGCCGGTCTTCTTCATTGACCGCATCGAGCAATGTCTTGAGCGTTGCCATGTAGTCGGCCGCCTTCGGATCCGCGATGAAATCAGGCGCGAGCCCGCCGCCGAAGCGGATGTGGACACGGCTGGTTCCAACCGGCTGCAGCACGAGGTACCAGAAGTAACCTGGCGTGAGCGTGACGAGATGCGTCGGATAGATCGCGAGCAGCGCGGTGGTCTTGCGCCAGTGACCTTGCAGCCGCTGATTGTCGGGATGCGCCTGACCAATGGGCAACGATGCTTCCTTCGTGATCCAGTGATAGTTGAACGCGTCGCTGCCTGGCGGGCATTCCATTTCTTCGAGACGCGAATGCGGACCTACGGTTGCCCGATGCAGCATGGGCAGGTGATAACTCTCCATGAAGTTTTCAGCGAGGATCTTCCAGTTGGTATCCCACACGTGTTCTTCGTAGAACGTTTCCTTGTAATCAGCCATGCCGTAGCTGGCAATCAGTTCGGTGAGACCTGCCAACTTGCCGGCAACTGGCGGCGCGTCGGCATTGAGCGTGACGTAGATCCAGCCTTGCCAGACCTCGCATCGAACGGACGGCAAACGGTAGTTCTCTTTGCAGAATCCGCTTTGACGATCCATCATTGGCGCACCGCTCAGCGCGCCGTCGAGCGTGTAGTTCCATGCGTGATAGGGGCAGACGATCCGGCGCGTGTTGCCGCGTCCTTCGAGCAGTACCGACATTCGATGCAGGCAGACGTTCGAAAACGCCTTCAATTCCAGCTTCTCGTCGCGCAAGACCACGATCGGCTGGCCATCGATGTCTGCGGTGAGATAGTCGCCGGCATCCGTAATCGAACTTGCCCGGCCAACGCAAAGCCATTCGCTGCGGAAGATGTTCGCTTGTTCCAGCGCGAGGAAATCGGGCGAAGTATAGACGGCAGGCGGCATGGAATGCGCGTCGCTGAAGGGACGCGCGGAGCTCTCCTGCAACTGCCGGACGATATCGAGTCCAGTGCCGGACGCTGCCATTGAAGATCCCATCGCGCCTCCCTGTCAATTCAGTGGATGCTGCAACCGGCTCTCCAGCCAGGCCGCTCGCTGCATGGACATCAATCTATCAAGTCAAATTACCAGCCAAAATATTGTTTTTACATGTAGAACCAAGTTTTTTCCTATCCAGACGCGAAGCCAGACGCAACGCCTCAACGTGCTCGCTCGCGGGTGATTTCCGCTTCGCAGAAGGCCGCGAAGCGCTGCACGACTTGCCGTGGTTTCATGCTTCGCGACTGCGCAATCCCGAGCGTGGTGGCATTGACTTCGTCCTTGAACTGCTTGATCACGAAGTCCTCGCCGTCAACCGTGCGGCTCGATTTCAGCGGAAAATTGAGGATGCTGTAGCCAAGGCCATTGGCAACCATGCCGCGAACCACTTCAGGTTGCGACGAACGGAATGCGGCAATCGGACGGTCGCCGACGGCGTCGAAGAGACCTGCGAAATATTCGCGGCTGTGCGGAAGATCGAGCATCACGTAGGGTTCGTCGCGCAGGTCGGCGAGCGCCACCGTGCGCTGTTTCGCCAGCCGGTGATTCTTCGGCAAGATCACATACGGCGGTAACGAGAGCAGCGGCGTGAACGCGATGTCATCGGTCAGATCGAGGTTGTAGGTCAGCGCGATATCCAGCGAACCATCGTGCAGGCCGCGCAGCAAATCGTCCTGATGCGCTTCGAGCGTGCGGAACGCGATCCCTGCATGACCCGCTATGAAGCGGCTCATCATCGCGGGCATGAGCGGCGGCGCGAGTGAAACCAGGCACCCGAGCGTGATCGCGCCTGACATGCCGCCGTCCAGTTCCTTCGCTGCGGTCTGAAGGTCTTCCGCATTCTTCAACAAGTCGCGCGCGCGCCCGAGCATCTCGCGTCCGGCCTGTGTCAGGGATAACCCGCTCGCGTGATGCCGGATGAAAAGCTGCACGCCGAACGACACTTCGAGATCCGCGAGCGCTGTGGAGATGGATGGCTGCGAGATATGCAGCAGCTTCGCCGCCGCCGTGAACGACAGCACTTCGGCGGTCACCACGAAGTATCTCAACTGCCTCAATGAATAGCGTAATTGCGCAGGTTCCATGGTCCGCCCCCGGTCTTTTATCTATCCTATTGTGCGTGGACATAAATACGCTTGCATAGGCAAATCCGATGATTTGCATTTTTGAAATATGTTTTTCGGATGCGGTGCCAAAGCGTAGATTTTGCGCACGGTCAGTGCAAACGCGAGGGGGCGGCATGCAAACAACTCAACCAGACAGCGCTTTGATGGAAGCGGCGCCCGGAATGAATCACGATCTGCGGGCCGCATTCCTCGATTCGATGGCGTCCAATTCAACATCGGTTCATGTGGTGACGACAGGCGCAGGCAACGAACGTTTTGGCGTCACCGTCAGCGCTTGCAGCTCGGTTTGCGCTGACCCGCCCACATTGCTCGTCTGCATCAATACACGCAGCCCGGCCAATGCAGCGGTCGCGGCGAACGGCGTGTTCGCGGTGAACCTGCTGAACGTGGCGCAGCGCGGCATTGCCGATACCTTTGCCGGACGCTCGGCGAGCGCCAGGCCTTTCGACTTCTCATGCTGCACGGTGACGGCGGGGGCGCTGGACGTGCCGCTTATCGACGGGGCGGTTGCTGCAATCGAATGCCGTCTCGTCGCCCAGCAAACCATAGGCACGCACACGGTGTTTTTCGGCGAGGTCGCGGCGATCAAACGCGCGCCCGCCGCGCACATGCCATTGCTGTATTGCAAGCGCGATTACGGCCAGTTCCTGGCTTTCTAGGCGAATCTGAACGACCATATTTCCCCACGGATCGAGGCACAGCAATGATCAGAACAGGCGAGCAGTATCGCGACTCCATTCGAGACGGACGACAGGTCTGGATCAATGGCGAACGCGTGAAGGACGTGACCACGCATCCCATGTTCAAGCCGATCGTGGACATCCGCGCGCGCATCTACGACATGGCGCACGAGAAGGCGACGCAGGATGTGATGAGCTACGTGGATGAAAAGACCGGCGAGCGCAACGCGGTCGGCCTGAAGCTGCCGTACACGCAGCAGGACTGGCACGACAAACGCCTGGCAGTAGACACGGTGCTCGATGACATCGGCGGAATCGCCACCCGTGTGGGCGATGAAACCATCGGCGAGATGTGGTCGCTCTACGACGGCAAGGATGTGCTCAACGAAGTCGATCCGCGTTTTGCCGCGAACATCGAGCGGCATATCAATCGTGCGTTGCATGAAGACCCGTTCCATGTCTCCGCCAACACCGACCCCAAGGGCGACCGCTCGAAACCGCCTCAGGAGCAGGACCCGGACATGCTTTTGCATGTGGTGAAGGAAACCGATGCGGGCATCGTGGTGCGTGGCGCCAAGTACGAGACGGCCGCAGCGTATGCGAATCAGGCATTCGTGAAGCCGACCATCGCGAACTGGGGCGACGCAAAACTCTCGGACTATGCGGTGGGTTTTGTCGTCAACATGTCCGCGCCGGGACTCAAGTTCATTTGCCGTACGGGCTTCGCCGGGCGCGCGAATCCGGAAGATTACCCGCTGTCGAACCGCTGCGATGAAGTCGATACCCTGCTGATCTTCGACAACGTCCTGATTCCCTGGGAAGACGTGCTGTTCTACCAGCATACGAAGGCGGCCACCTTCATTCGCTCGACCTTGCATCGATACAGCGCGTTCGCGTTCGTCCAGCGCAACCTGCGTCTTGCCGACCTGATGATCGGCGCGGCGTTGTTCAACGCACGCCAAACCGGCCTTGAAAAGCAGCAGGCCGTGCAGGAGAAACTGTCGACGCTCGCCGTGTATCGCGAGACCATCAACGCGCATCTGACGGCATCGATTGCTTGCGGCGAACGCAGTCCCGCCGGCCTGATGATGCCCAATCAATCCTTGCTCTATACAGGCCGCGTGCAGGCATGTTCGCGCCTTCACGAGATGATGCATCTCGCGCGTGAACTCTGCGGTGGACAGATTTGCGTGACGCCGGATGCGGCGTCGTTTGCCAATCCGGAGATCAGCGGCTGGCTCGACAAGTTCTATACCGTCAACGAAAACTGGGTCTCCGATGACCGCCGCAAGTTGCTCGCGTTCGCCCGCGACTTGCTGAACTCGGACTATGCGGGGCATCGCCTCACGTTCCAGTTGTTCGCGCAATCACCGCCGTTCGCCCACCTGGGTGCCGTGTTCCGTAACTTCGATTTCGACAGCACGCTCGGCTACGTCAAGAAGGCCGCGAACCTGTCGGACCGTGTCGTTCAATCCAGCGCAGAGCCGCGGCTCAAGCGCGTTGTGTGAGGTGTCCATGAGTCATACCCGCATCCGCAAGTTCAACACGCGCGAGACGTACCCCGAGCAGAAACTCGATAACGATCTGTGCCAGGCGGTCGTGGCGAACGGAACGGTTTATCTGCGCGGCCAGATCGGGCAGGACCTGGATACGCGCGAATCGGTGGGCATAGGCGACGTTGGCGCGCAGGCTGAAAAGGCGATGGCCAACATCGCAATGTTGCTGGGCGAAGCCGGCAGCAAGCTGGAGGATATCTGCAAGATCACGATCTATCT
Coding sequences within it:
- a CDS encoding RidA family protein, which produces MSHTRIRKFNTRETYPEQKLDNDLCQAVVANGTVYLRGQIGQDLDTRESVGIGDVGAQAEKAMANIAMLLGEAGSKLEDICKITIYLVDVRYREAVYTVVGKWLKGVYPVSTGIVISALARPEWLVEIDVIAVIPNS
- a CDS encoding 4-hydroxyphenylacetate 3-hydroxylase family protein, whose amino-acid sequence is MIRTGEQYRDSIRDGRQVWINGERVKDVTTHPMFKPIVDIRARIYDMAHEKATQDVMSYVDEKTGERNAVGLKLPYTQQDWHDKRLAVDTVLDDIGGIATRVGDETIGEMWSLYDGKDVLNEVDPRFAANIERHINRALHEDPFHVSANTDPKGDRSKPPQEQDPDMLLHVVKETDAGIVVRGAKYETAAAYANQAFVKPTIANWGDAKLSDYAVGFVVNMSAPGLKFICRTGFAGRANPEDYPLSNRCDEVDTLLIFDNVLIPWEDVLFYQHTKAATFIRSTLHRYSAFAFVQRNLRLADLMIGAALFNARQTGLEKQQAVQEKLSTLAVYRETINAHLTASIACGERSPAGLMMPNQSLLYTGRVQACSRLHEMMHLARELCGGQICVTPDAASFANPEISGWLDKFYTVNENWVSDDRRKLLAFARDLLNSDYAGHRLTFQLFAQSPPFAHLGAVFRNFDFDSTLGYVKKAANLSDRVVQSSAEPRLKRVV